A single region of the Candidatus Kryptoniota bacterium genome encodes:
- a CDS encoding bifunctional phosphoglucose/phosphomannose isomerase: MITTSDIERVDNSKMYSLIKSFPDQAAEAVSIAKKAKLKTTTSRVRNVVITGLGGSAIGGDILRSYAAGQVKIPIQVNRGYDLPQFVDRNSLVVVSSYSGGTEETISAYSNARKKGAQIIVISSGGKIGESAAKLKHDWIKIPGGLPPRAALGYSFFTLFIEFQKIGILKSKPAETKEVIDLLGKLSAEYSDYERSPLPLQLAEKIGESLPIVYSAADRFDAVNLRWRGQISENAKTVAYGNLFPEMNHNEIVGYSTLPDLLKRFFVIYLKDRDDHPRVKARFDFVKEIIRPYAADVIEVESQGKSLLARIFSLIHLGDWTSFYLAVKKGVDPTPVRNIDTLKRRLSELH, translated from the coding sequence TTGATCACCACCTCTGATATTGAAAGAGTCGACAACTCGAAAATGTACTCGCTGATAAAATCTTTCCCGGATCAAGCGGCCGAGGCAGTAAGTATCGCTAAGAAGGCGAAATTGAAAACAACAACCTCGAGAGTCAGAAATGTGGTGATAACGGGACTTGGAGGATCAGCCATAGGCGGAGATATTTTGAGAAGCTACGCCGCCGGACAAGTGAAGATACCCATCCAGGTCAACCGCGGCTACGATCTTCCGCAATTTGTCGACAGGAATTCGCTCGTTGTGGTGTCGAGCTACTCCGGCGGTACCGAGGAAACCATTTCGGCTTATTCGAATGCCAGAAAGAAAGGCGCTCAAATTATTGTCATTTCCTCCGGCGGAAAGATCGGAGAGAGTGCGGCCAAATTGAAACATGACTGGATAAAGATACCCGGTGGGCTCCCTCCGCGCGCTGCGCTCGGTTATTCGTTCTTCACGCTGTTCATCGAGTTTCAGAAAATAGGAATTCTGAAGTCGAAACCTGCAGAGACAAAGGAGGTTATCGATCTCTTAGGAAAGCTCAGCGCGGAATATTCGGATTATGAGAGAAGTCCGCTCCCGCTACAGCTTGCAGAAAAAATAGGGGAGTCTCTTCCGATTGTCTATTCTGCGGCCGACAGATTTGACGCTGTCAATCTCAGGTGGAGAGGACAGATTTCGGAAAACGCCAAGACAGTTGCGTATGGAAACCTCTTCCCGGAAATGAACCACAATGAAATCGTCGGCTATTCGACTCTGCCCGATCTGCTCAAGCGATTTTTCGTTATTTACCTGAAGGACAGGGATGATCATCCGCGCGTGAAAGCGCGATTCGATTTCGTGAAGGAGATAATCAGACCTTATGCTGCCGATGTTATCGAAGTTGAATCTCAGGGAAAAAGTCTTCTCGCGAGAATCTTCAGCTTGATACATTTGGGAGATTGGACGAGTTTCTACCTGGCGGTGAAGAAGGGCGTAGATCCTACTCCAGTAAGAAACATCGATACACTCAAAAGACGGTTGAGTGAATTACACTAA
- a CDS encoding HPr family phosphocarrier protein, whose translation MVQQEVVVKNRLGLHTRPAATLVKMAAKFKSEFFLEREGYRVNGKSIIGVMTLAAEQGARILLIFDGEDEREALATLVEFFDKGFDEP comes from the coding sequence ATGGTTCAACAGGAAGTGGTCGTGAAAAATCGACTCGGGCTCCATACGCGCCCAGCGGCGACGCTCGTCAAAATGGCCGCGAAGTTTAAGTCGGAGTTCTTCCTCGAACGGGAGGGATATCGTGTGAATGGGAAGAGTATTATCGGCGTGATGACGCTGGCTGCGGAGCAGGGAGCCAGGATACTTCTCATTTTTGACGGTGAAGACGAAAGAGAGGCGCTCGCAACACTCGTGGAATTCTTCGACAAAGGCTTCGATGAGCCCTGA
- a CDS encoding RNA-binding protein, translating into MNIYVGNISRELSEDELREAFAAFGQVSTVNIIKDKFTGEYRGFAFVEMPVKEEAQAAINGLNGKDLKGRALNVNEARPRTDDRRGGGGGGRGGPRRNDGGGRRRF; encoded by the coding sequence ATGAACATTTATGTAGGCAACATCTCGAGAGAACTGAGCGAGGATGAGTTGCGCGAGGCCTTCGCTGCGTTTGGTCAGGTTTCGACAGTCAACATCATCAAAGACAAGTTCACCGGCGAGTATCGCGGATTCGCTTTTGTCGAAATGCCGGTGAAGGAAGAGGCCCAGGCGGCGATCAACGGATTGAACGGAAAGGATTTGAAAGGAAGAGCTCTCAACGTCAATGAAGCCCGTCCTCGTACTGACGACCGAAGAGGCGGCGGCGGCGGCGGTCGCGGGGGTCCGAGGAGAAACGACGGCGGCGGACGCCGTAGATTCTAA
- a CDS encoding BamA/TamA family outer membrane protein, giving the protein MKKILPFCLVLLLPSIGLPQFYYFGENKVQYTDFRWQTLRTPHFEIYFYPEMTELANKSAEIAEEGYIYLENKFDINITSRIPLILYSSHLYFEQTNTIPGFIPEGVGGFFEYMKGRVVIPYEGSLFQLKHVIRHELIHVFTAAKIYRVLHDHRIPTDRDVPLWFSEGLAEFWSTNWDDQAEMVMRDAVLSGYLVPLSRMEDIYGTFLMYKEGQNILKYISENYGDDKILMLMENFWKASSFSEDMKITIGLNYAEFDKSWIYGLQKKYYPLLSTHDLPSRVSRNIFSEGFNDSPVFYRTQDGQRLVFYIGNHDGYTDVYRQPLDSTTKPEIVIKGERTTEFESFQLPSDRMAVSHNGLLAFVSKSGETDVLHLYDIENNSIVADKRLENIVRIGSVSFSPNGDRIVLSGATIAGFYNLYSYDLQSGLIRQLTHGYYDDRDPAWSPDGNCVVFSSDRTIFGAEGYYNLFLIDLKDGEIRYLTKGRESDYAPAWSGDGKEIVYVGNSGGGQNIFVMPAFDLLAIDSTVSYRITNFATAAFNPNFAQQGSTAIIFSTFENYSFQIRMIDSVDEKVRNAEGRVVFATGIYDTSWNAAAYSPNGVVPAQPYVPRYSIDIAESQISTDPVFGTSGGAAMALSDMLGNEQYYFLLFNTAESQDEILKSFNIAVSRISLAQRMNYAYGIFNFAGREYDLTDPDVYFYERSFGGYFSLSYPLSRFDRIEATTSLSNTYKELFYGFGERNSLLFSNSVAFVEDNSLWGPTGPLDGHRLLGSLAYTTDVEYGSVNYFTLMLDYRRYFRISGMVAFATREAILYNQGPQSRRFFMGGSWDLRGWPLWGIRGEKIWIASQELRFPLIDELNIKFPIGGVLFTSIRGAAFFDAGAAWDDSYDGTLGDFGVGIRFNLGGVLVLRYDMGKRIESNFQKLQTGLFSQFFFGWDF; this is encoded by the coding sequence TTGAAAAAAATACTCCCGTTCTGCCTCGTCCTCCTCCTCCCGTCCATCGGTCTCCCGCAGTTTTATTACTTCGGCGAGAATAAAGTTCAGTACACAGATTTTCGATGGCAGACGCTGCGGACTCCGCATTTCGAAATATATTTTTATCCTGAGATGACCGAGCTCGCGAACAAGAGCGCGGAAATAGCGGAAGAGGGATACATATATCTTGAGAACAAGTTCGATATCAATATCACATCCCGCATTCCACTTATTCTCTACTCCTCCCACCTCTACTTCGAACAAACAAATACAATTCCTGGATTCATACCCGAAGGGGTCGGAGGATTCTTTGAGTACATGAAAGGGCGTGTGGTAATCCCATACGAGGGATCGCTCTTTCAATTGAAGCATGTCATCCGTCATGAGCTCATTCACGTATTCACGGCTGCCAAGATTTACAGGGTGCTGCACGATCATCGCATCCCGACCGACCGGGACGTCCCGCTCTGGTTCTCCGAAGGTCTCGCCGAGTTCTGGTCAACGAACTGGGACGACCAGGCGGAGATGGTGATGCGCGACGCGGTGCTCAGCGGATACCTGGTTCCATTGTCACGAATGGAAGATATCTACGGAACGTTTCTGATGTACAAAGAGGGGCAAAACATTCTGAAATATATTTCAGAAAATTACGGCGACGACAAGATTCTCATGTTGATGGAAAACTTCTGGAAGGCCTCAAGCTTTTCGGAAGACATGAAGATCACAATCGGGCTTAACTACGCCGAATTTGACAAGAGTTGGATTTACGGCCTTCAAAAGAAATATTACCCGCTTCTCTCCACGCACGATCTTCCCTCCAGGGTAAGCCGTAATATTTTCTCGGAGGGTTTCAACGACTCACCGGTATTCTATAGGACACAAGACGGTCAAAGGCTCGTGTTCTATATTGGTAACCACGACGGTTACACAGACGTTTACCGCCAGCCGCTCGACAGCACCACGAAACCGGAAATTGTGATAAAAGGGGAGCGTACCACAGAGTTCGAGTCGTTCCAGCTCCCGTCCGATAGAATGGCCGTATCACACAATGGGCTCCTGGCATTTGTTTCGAAGAGCGGGGAGACGGATGTCCTGCATCTATATGACATCGAAAATAATTCTATCGTCGCGGACAAGAGGCTCGAGAACATAGTACGAATCGGTTCGGTTTCGTTTTCCCCGAACGGCGACCGGATAGTCTTGTCCGGCGCGACGATAGCGGGCTTTTATAACCTGTATTCGTATGATCTTCAATCAGGACTTATAAGACAACTCACTCATGGTTACTACGACGACCGCGATCCTGCGTGGTCACCGGACGGAAACTGCGTCGTGTTCTCGTCAGACAGGACGATATTCGGCGCCGAGGGATACTATAATCTGTTTCTGATTGATCTGAAGGACGGTGAAATCCGTTATCTGACTAAAGGCCGGGAGTCCGATTACGCGCCGGCGTGGTCAGGCGACGGGAAGGAGATTGTCTACGTCGGAAACAGCGGAGGCGGTCAGAATATATTTGTAATGCCGGCCTTCGACTTGCTCGCGATCGACTCGACAGTGTCCTACAGGATCACGAATTTTGCGACGGCAGCTTTCAATCCGAATTTTGCGCAACAAGGCTCGACCGCGATTATCTTCTCAACATTTGAGAACTACAGCTTTCAGATAAGAATGATCGATAGCGTCGACGAGAAAGTCAGGAACGCGGAAGGAAGAGTCGTTTTTGCCACCGGGATTTACGACACGTCGTGGAACGCGGCCGCGTACTCTCCTAACGGCGTAGTCCCGGCACAACCGTATGTGCCGAGGTACAGCATCGACATAGCTGAGAGTCAGATCTCAACCGATCCGGTCTTCGGCACTTCCGGCGGTGCGGCAATGGCACTCAGCGACATGCTGGGTAACGAGCAGTATTACTTCCTCCTCTTCAATACTGCCGAATCCCAGGACGAGATTCTCAAAAGTTTCAACATCGCGGTTTCCAGAATATCTCTCGCGCAAAGAATGAATTACGCGTACGGCATCTTCAATTTTGCAGGAAGGGAGTACGACCTTACCGATCCCGATGTGTATTTTTATGAAAGATCATTCGGCGGGTATTTCTCATTGAGTTATCCTCTCTCGAGATTCGATCGGATCGAGGCGACCACCAGCCTTTCGAACACTTACAAGGAATTGTTTTACGGATTCGGCGAAAGGAATTCACTTCTGTTTTCGAATTCAGTGGCCTTCGTCGAAGATAATTCTTTGTGGGGGCCGACGGGACCACTCGACGGCCATAGACTTCTGGGAAGTCTGGCGTATACCACCGACGTTGAATACGGCTCGGTAAATTATTTCACTCTGATGCTTGATTACCGGCGGTACTTCAGGATCAGCGGGATGGTTGCATTTGCCACGCGGGAGGCAATTCTCTATAATCAGGGTCCACAGTCTCGCCGTTTTTTTATGGGCGGGAGCTGGGATCTTCGAGGATGGCCGCTGTGGGGAATAAGGGGTGAAAAAATCTGGATTGCCAGCCAGGAGCTGCGCTTTCCGCTTATCGATGAGCTCAACATCAAATTCCCGATCGGAGGAGTTCTGTTTACCTCCATACGCGGCGCAGCCTTCTTCGATGCAGGGGCAGCGTGGGACGATTCCTATGACGGAACACTCGGAGATTTCGGAGTGGGAATACGATTCAATCTCGGAGGTGTTCTCGTCCTGAGGTACGATATGGGAAAGCGAATAGAAAGTAATTTCCAGAAATTGCAGACAGGCCTGTTCTCGCAATTTTTCTTTGGATGGGATTTCTGA
- a CDS encoding polyprenyl synthetase family protein, with product MKDFTSYSEKHRITIERELERSLELVPDSPLKDKIAYVISMGGKRVRPLVTVFAAEAVGEANDDVLRGAAAIEILHNFTLVHDDIMDNADTRRGKETVHVKNGVNTAILVGDLMMALAYDCLEKCGEKNLREALKIFNLSVKRVCDGQALDEHLSKCTDTSLSHYLNMIAKKTGALLTAAGGLGALLGGGTPNHVRLLSDYGLNIGIAFQILDDVLDLEGDTERFGKPRGLDIIEKKKSFMFLKAQQIMDDNVFEIVNVAYRKPVVAEKDIVSVREAYRSAGVFDAAMREVENYTGRALETLNTLRKSEGKDALVELANSLVQRKF from the coding sequence TTGAAAGATTTCACGTCGTATTCTGAAAAGCACAGGATAACAATTGAGCGTGAACTTGAACGCTCACTTGAACTTGTCCCCGATTCTCCATTGAAGGACAAGATCGCGTATGTCATCTCCATGGGAGGAAAGAGAGTAAGACCGCTTGTGACGGTCTTTGCTGCCGAGGCTGTCGGAGAGGCAAACGATGATGTCCTGCGCGGGGCGGCGGCAATCGAGATTCTGCACAACTTCACCCTCGTCCATGACGATATCATGGACAATGCTGACACGCGGCGGGGAAAGGAGACGGTCCACGTCAAAAACGGCGTCAACACGGCCATTTTGGTCGGCGACCTGATGATGGCTCTCGCATATGATTGTCTGGAGAAGTGCGGTGAGAAGAATCTGAGAGAGGCCTTAAAGATATTCAACCTGAGCGTGAAGAGAGTGTGCGACGGCCAGGCACTCGATGAGCACCTGAGCAAGTGTACGGATACATCTCTTTCTCATTATCTTAACATGATAGCGAAGAAGACCGGTGCACTTCTTACTGCGGCTGGCGGACTGGGCGCGCTACTCGGCGGCGGAACTCCAAACCACGTCCGGCTCCTCAGCGATTACGGACTAAATATCGGGATCGCGTTCCAGATTCTCGACGACGTACTCGATCTGGAAGGCGATACGGAGCGATTCGGAAAACCGAGAGGCCTCGATATTATCGAGAAGAAAAAGAGTTTCATGTTCCTCAAGGCGCAGCAGATCATGGACGACAACGTCTTTGAAATAGTAAATGTCGCGTACAGAAAACCGGTTGTAGCGGAAAAGGATATCGTGTCCGTCAGGGAAGCATATCGCTCTGCCGGGGTATTTGACGCTGCCATGCGCGAGGTGGAAAATTATACCGGCCGGGCACTGGAAACACTGAACACATTAAGGAAGTCCGAGGGAAAGGACGCACTTGTTGAACTCGCAAACTCGCTGGTGCAGAGAAAATTTTGA
- the fni gene encoding type 2 isopentenyl-diphosphate Delta-isomerase, whose amino-acid sequence MDQTSNRKANHVDIVLNQQVDYQKSTGFEKFEFVHNALPEIDFDSIDTGLKFFSHKFSAPIMVSSMTGGFKRAEQINETIAEFCKQKNIGMGVGSQRQALSNSDYLESFKIVRRTADKIFVMANIGAAQITDGSAMSVASRIIEMVEANALAIHLNALQEMIQPEGDRNFKGVLRGIAQLVRKLKIPVIVKETGAGIGAAPAKRLIDAGVSAIDVSGSGGTSWAAIETLRREEEGLGRKFWNWGIPTADALVGVNALPGRKKIKLISSGGIRDGIDVAKSIALGADLCSAAQPFLKALDRSGVDGLTKEFDRWVDELKGVMFLTGCSSIDRLKKAKIVKVMA is encoded by the coding sequence ATGGATCAGACTTCTAATCGCAAAGCAAATCATGTCGATATAGTCCTCAATCAGCAGGTTGATTATCAGAAATCCACAGGGTTTGAGAAATTCGAATTTGTCCATAACGCCCTTCCAGAAATAGACTTTGATTCCATCGACACGGGATTGAAATTTTTCTCTCATAAGTTTTCCGCGCCCATTATGGTTTCTTCCATGACCGGCGGATTCAAGCGGGCGGAACAGATCAACGAAACGATCGCGGAATTCTGTAAGCAGAAAAATATCGGGATGGGGGTCGGAAGCCAGCGGCAGGCTTTGTCGAATAGCGACTACCTGGAGTCTTTTAAGATCGTAAGGCGGACCGCCGACAAGATTTTCGTGATGGCAAATATCGGAGCGGCTCAGATAACGGACGGTTCTGCGATGAGCGTGGCCTCGAGAATTATCGAAATGGTTGAGGCAAACGCGCTGGCAATTCACCTCAACGCTCTCCAGGAAATGATTCAACCAGAAGGCGACAGAAATTTCAAGGGCGTGCTGAGAGGGATTGCGCAGCTTGTCAGGAAACTGAAGATCCCGGTCATAGTGAAGGAAACCGGAGCAGGTATCGGCGCGGCTCCCGCGAAGAGACTGATTGATGCCGGTGTTTCGGCCATCGATGTTTCCGGTTCCGGCGGAACCAGCTGGGCTGCAATCGAAACTCTCCGGCGCGAAGAAGAAGGATTGGGCAGGAAATTCTGGAACTGGGGAATACCGACAGCAGATGCACTGGTCGGGGTAAATGCACTCCCCGGGAGAAAGAAGATTAAGCTGATTTCCTCCGGGGGAATACGTGACGGGATCGATGTCGCCAAATCGATTGCGCTTGGCGCAGACTTGTGCTCCGCGGCGCAACCATTCCTGAAAGCCCTGGACAGAAGTGGTGTCGACGGACTGACTAAAGAATTCGACCGCTGGGTCGACGAATTGAAAGGTGTAATGTTCCTTACCGGTTGTAGCAGCATTGACAGGTTGAAGAAAGCGAAAATCGTGAAGGTCATGGCTTGA
- the dnaB gene encoding replicative DNA helicase, translating to MATNFDTRKGFGSLPEDIASGRIPPQDVEAEKSVLGAMLLDKHAVSPAIELLQPDFFYSTANEKIFAAMLELYTKNTEIDVITVREELRRSGQLENIGGTAYINELVSSVASSANVEAHAQIVAEKFMLRSLIATMSSNVQRCYDNREDAFALIDEVERDVFKVSEARLKKSVVPLQQGLIKTMETLEKIHGSKGGITGVPSGFADLDYMTGGFQKSDFIIIAARPSVGKTALALSIARNAAVKYGIPTAIYSLEMSQQQLLIRLLAAEAKVNAHELRTGRLPEDQWQNISMRIHKLVPAPIFIDDTPALSILELRARSRRLKAEHDIGLIMVDYLQLMQGPAKVESREREISMISRNFKVLAKELDIPVIALSQLRRSVEERGDKRPILSDLRESGALEQDADVVIFIHRPELYGLENDTDNNSVKGMAEIMISKQRNGPTGDIKLTFIKEYARFEDLAKFPGSGFRQGGPEPEEKIPF from the coding sequence ATGGCAACTAATTTTGATACAAGAAAGGGCTTCGGGAGTTTACCCGAAGACATCGCGTCAGGAAGGATCCCGCCGCAGGACGTCGAGGCGGAGAAGTCCGTGCTTGGAGCGATGCTTCTTGACAAGCACGCGGTGTCACCCGCGATAGAGCTCCTTCAGCCGGATTTCTTTTATTCCACCGCCAACGAAAAGATATTTGCGGCCATGCTCGAGTTGTACACGAAGAACACCGAAATCGATGTGATAACAGTGAGAGAAGAACTTCGCAGGAGCGGTCAGCTGGAAAACATTGGCGGGACTGCGTATATAAATGAGCTGGTATCTTCGGTCGCGTCTTCAGCAAACGTCGAAGCTCACGCACAAATTGTCGCCGAGAAATTCATGCTCCGCAGTTTGATCGCCACGATGTCGTCGAACGTGCAGAGATGCTATGACAACCGTGAGGACGCATTCGCACTCATCGATGAGGTAGAGCGCGACGTATTCAAGGTCTCGGAAGCACGGCTGAAAAAGTCTGTCGTCCCACTCCAGCAAGGACTAATCAAGACAATGGAGACCCTTGAAAAAATCCACGGATCCAAAGGAGGAATTACAGGAGTACCGTCCGGATTTGCTGACCTCGACTACATGACAGGCGGTTTTCAAAAATCGGACTTCATTATCATCGCCGCGAGGCCGAGTGTAGGTAAGACCGCTTTAGCTTTGTCAATTGCACGTAACGCCGCAGTGAAATACGGTATCCCAACAGCGATATACAGTCTGGAAATGTCTCAGCAGCAATTGCTCATCCGCTTACTAGCTGCCGAGGCGAAGGTAAACGCTCATGAACTTAGAACCGGAAGATTGCCCGAGGATCAATGGCAGAATATATCGATGCGTATACACAAGCTTGTCCCTGCTCCGATATTTATCGATGATACACCTGCTTTATCAATCCTCGAACTTCGCGCTCGATCAAGAAGGCTTAAAGCGGAACATGACATCGGGTTGATCATGGTGGACTATCTGCAGTTGATGCAAGGTCCTGCAAAAGTTGAGAGCCGCGAAAGGGAAATCTCAATGATATCGCGAAATTTCAAGGTTCTCGCGAAGGAGCTTGACATACCTGTGATCGCGTTATCTCAGCTCCGTCGCTCTGTCGAAGAGCGAGGAGACAAGCGTCCGATCCTATCTGACCTGAGAGAGTCCGGCGCTCTTGAACAAGATGCAGATGTCGTGATTTTTATCCATAGACCTGAGTTATACGGATTAGAGAACGACACTGACAATAATTCAGTCAAAGGGATGGCCGAAATAATGATAAGCAAACAGCGCAATGGACCTACGGGTGATATTAAGCTCACATTTATCAAAGAATACGCTAGGTTCGAGGATCTCGCGAAGTTTCCCGGATCGGGATTCCGCCAGGGCGGACCCGAACCGGAAGAGAAAATTCCCTTCTAA
- the ptsP gene encoding phosphoenolpyruvate--protein phosphotransferase, with amino-acid sequence MSPDPINNINRTDELVLRGIPASPGIAIGKVVVLKKDGVIVQEKTIEDPASELDRLQKSIERSKNELEKVYKTAFEKVGGEKAMIFEAQLLMISDPIFVEGIKKRITKEKKNSEYIVAQEFAKQIAHLKKSNSEVFKQRALEIEDIKNRILRNLVEAKLRSRFEGTPIVVTTELTPADTVLLSRNAVIGYVSDFGGARSHASILSRSLGIPAVVGLKEATKHVCDGMDMVIDGYRGVIVVNPQEGTVRKYSERKEWCERLDSDLLSEVAEPARTTDGRRVLIEANVELLQEIPLLKPHGAEGIGLFRTEPLILDSDSIPDEEAQFEIFKEAVEGIKPNPVVFRTYDIGGDKMFVGDHAESNPFLGWRGIRMMLDRPDLFKDQFRAILRASAYGKCKIMYPMVATVEEVARANVLLEESKKSLDSEGIKYDKNIEVGVMIEIPSAAIISRELAEHVKFLSIGTNDLTQYLLAVDRTNDLVSNVYEEFHPAVLRTIKQVIDSGHDAGVKVAMCGEMAGNPLATVMLLGMGLDEFSAVSAILPVLRKIVRSTNYKTARKFARQIVKIDSVNEIKKSLHEYLRTYFERIYYATISEEYIDHHL; translated from the coding sequence ATGAGCCCTGACCCGATCAACAACATAAACCGGACTGACGAACTAGTCCTGCGCGGTATTCCCGCCTCTCCGGGGATCGCAATCGGGAAAGTTGTCGTGCTGAAGAAGGACGGAGTCATTGTTCAGGAAAAAACAATCGAGGACCCCGCATCGGAGCTCGACAGGCTTCAGAAGTCGATAGAGCGGTCGAAGAACGAGCTGGAAAAAGTCTATAAGACCGCTTTCGAGAAGGTGGGCGGGGAGAAGGCGATGATCTTTGAGGCTCAGCTCTTGATGATTTCCGATCCGATTTTTGTCGAAGGCATCAAGAAAAGGATCACGAAAGAAAAAAAGAATTCGGAATATATTGTCGCCCAGGAATTTGCGAAACAGATCGCGCACCTCAAGAAAAGCAACAGCGAAGTCTTCAAGCAGCGTGCTCTCGAAATAGAGGATATCAAGAACAGGATACTCAGGAACCTCGTCGAGGCCAAACTGCGGTCGAGGTTTGAAGGGACTCCGATTGTCGTCACGACCGAGTTGACCCCTGCTGACACGGTTCTTCTTAGCAGGAATGCAGTCATCGGTTATGTGAGCGACTTCGGCGGGGCGAGGTCGCATGCGTCCATTCTTTCCAGGTCTCTCGGGATCCCCGCCGTTGTAGGATTGAAGGAAGCAACGAAACACGTGTGCGACGGGATGGATATGGTGATAGACGGCTACCGCGGCGTCATAGTAGTTAATCCGCAGGAAGGCACCGTCAGGAAATATTCCGAAAGAAAAGAGTGGTGCGAGAGGCTCGACAGCGATCTGCTTTCAGAAGTTGCCGAACCGGCGAGGACCACCGACGGACGACGGGTTCTTATCGAGGCCAATGTAGAGCTCCTCCAGGAAATCCCGCTTCTGAAGCCGCATGGAGCGGAGGGGATCGGTCTGTTCCGAACCGAACCGCTCATCCTCGATTCCGATTCGATTCCGGACGAAGAGGCGCAATTTGAGATTTTCAAAGAGGCGGTTGAAGGGATTAAACCGAACCCGGTCGTGTTCAGGACATACGACATCGGGGGCGACAAAATGTTCGTAGGCGATCACGCGGAGTCCAACCCTTTCCTCGGATGGAGGGGGATAAGGATGATGCTGGACCGACCGGATCTTTTCAAAGATCAGTTCAGAGCGATCCTCCGTGCTAGCGCCTATGGCAAATGCAAGATAATGTATCCGATGGTCGCGACCGTTGAAGAGGTCGCGAGAGCAAACGTACTCCTCGAGGAGTCAAAAAAATCCCTCGATTCCGAAGGAATAAAGTACGACAAGAATATAGAAGTAGGGGTGATGATCGAAATCCCCTCGGCCGCTATTATCAGCAGGGAACTTGCCGAACACGTAAAGTTTCTCAGTATCGGGACAAACGATCTAACACAATACCTTCTGGCAGTTGATCGCACGAATGATCTTGTCTCGAATGTTTATGAAGAGTTTCATCCGGCGGTATTGAGGACAATAAAACAGGTCATCGATTCCGGTCATGATGCCGGAGTGAAGGTGGCGATGTGCGGAGAAATGGCCGGCAACCCGCTCGCGACTGTAATGCTCCTCGGAATGGGCCTTGACGAGTTCAGTGCCGTCAGCGCCATCCTTCCAGTCCTCAGGAAAATTGTAAGAAGCACGAATTACAAAACTGCGAGAAAATTCGCCAGGCAAATTGTGAAGATAGATTCCGTCAATGAGATAAAAAAGAGTCTGCACGAATACCTGCGGACTTATTTTGAACGAATTTACTACGCAACTATAAGCGAGGAATATATTGATCACCACCTCTGA
- a CDS encoding Crp/Fnr family transcriptional regulator, whose translation MEKNSSLHDVPIFEKLSQSEVRLITHISKTRKFRRNQIIFLEGESFSGFYIVMSGSVKVYKLNGEGEEIVLNKLRPYRSFAESFLFSGSRFYSSCAQALEDSTLLFVPKDEFASLLGKNPALAIRISESFAGRLAELNQRFDLLAESAEGRVARYLLNEIQLNNSVKMPEPFFSLAISKKNLAEHLGIASATLSRILKKLKEDKIIREVSRKIFVTNVKKLRDSSQN comes from the coding sequence ATGGAGAAGAACAGCTCACTGCACGACGTCCCGATTTTCGAAAAACTCTCTCAGAGTGAAGTAAGACTTATCACGCATATCTCTAAAACCAGGAAGTTCAGAAGGAACCAGATTATTTTTTTGGAAGGCGAATCATTTTCCGGGTTTTACATAGTGATGAGCGGTTCGGTGAAGGTCTATAAGCTCAACGGCGAGGGTGAGGAAATCGTTCTGAATAAGCTGAGACCGTATAGAAGTTTTGCTGAATCGTTTCTTTTTTCGGGCTCAAGATTTTATTCTTCGTGCGCGCAGGCTCTTGAAGATTCCACACTTCTCTTCGTTCCGAAGGACGAGTTCGCTTCTCTGCTCGGGAAGAATCCAGCGCTTGCCATAAGGATTTCAGAAAGCTTTGCCGGTAGATTGGCGGAATTGAATCAGCGATTCGACCTTCTCGCGGAAAGCGCGGAAGGGAGAGTCGCACGATACCTCCTCAATGAAATCCAGCTCAACAACTCGGTGAAAATGCCGGAGCCGTTCTTCAGTCTCGCGATATCAAAGAAGAATCTGGCGGAACATCTCGGCATAGCAAGCGCGACCCTGTCGAGGATTCTAAAGAAATTGAAAGAGGACAAAATCATACGGGAGGTCTCCCGGAAAATTTTTGTCACGAATGTCAAGAAGCTCCGCGACTCGTCCCAGAATTGA